A genomic region of Diceros bicornis minor isolate mBicDic1 chromosome 39, mDicBic1.mat.cur, whole genome shotgun sequence contains the following coding sequences:
- the CCR6 gene encoding C-C chemokine receptor type 6 — MNFSNIYDLSEDYFGSPNTSDYPSEDDTLCSLQEVRRFSGLFLPIAYSLICVSGLLGNILVVVTFAFYKKAKSMTDVYLLNMAIADILFVLTLPFWSVNHATGEWVFSNAMCKLIRGIYTINFNCGMLLLTCISIDRYVAIVQATKSFWLRSRTLAHRKVICFVVWAVSVLISGWTFTFNQKYNVQGSEVCEPRYPRISEPIKWKLLMLGLQLLFGFFIPLVFMIFCYLFIVKTLVQAQNSKRHKAIRVIIAVVLVFLACQIPHNVVLLVTAANLGKMNRSCSSEKLIGYTKNITEVLAFLHCCLNPVLYAFIGQKFRNYFLKIMKDMWCVRRKQTSQGFSCSRLYSETFISRQNSETMDNDNASSFTM, encoded by the coding sequence ATGAATTTCAGCAACATCTACGATTTaagtgaggattattttgggtcACCTAATACATCAGATTACCCATCTGAGGATGATACATTATGTTCCTTGCAGGAGGTCAGGAGATTCTCTGGGCTATTTTTGCCCATTGCTTACTCCTTGATATGTGTCTCTGGCCTCCTGGGCAATATTTTGGTGGTGGTCACTTTTGCTTTTTATAAGAAAGCCAAGTCGATGACAGATGTTTATCTCTTGAATATGGCCATTGCAGACATACTATTTGTCCTGACTCTCCCATTCTGGTCAGTGAATCACGCTACTGGTGAATGGGTGTTCAGCAACGCCATGTGCAAACTGATTAGGGGTATCTACACCATCAACTTTAACTGTGGGATGCTGCTCCTGACCTGCATTAGCATAGACCGCTACGTGGCCATCGTCCAGGCAACCAAGTCCTTCTGGCTCCGGTCCAGAACGTTAGCACACCGTAAAGTGATCTGTTTTGTTGTGTGGGCGGTGTCAGTCCTGATCTCCGGCTGGACTTTCACGTTCAATCAGAAGTACAACGTGCAAGGCAGCGAGGTGTGTGAGCCCAGGTACCCCAGGATCTCCGAGCCCATCAAGTGGAAGCTGTTGATGCTGGGCCTTCAGCTCCTTTTCGGTTTCTTCATCCCATTGGTGTTCATGATATTTTGCTACCTGTTTATTGTCAAAACCTTAGTGCAAGCTCAGAATTCTAAAAGGCACAAAGCCATCCGCGTGATCATAGCAGTGGTTCTGGTGTTTCTGGCTTGCCAGATTCCTCATAACGTGGTGCTTCTCGTGACTGCCGCGAACTTGGGTAAAATGAACCGCTCCTGCAGCAGCGAAAAGCTGATCGGCTACACCAAGAACATCACCGAGGTCTTGGCTTTCCTGCACTGCTGTCTCAACCCTGTGCTGTACGCATTTATCGGTCAGAAGTTTAGAAACTACTTTCTGAAGATCATGAAGGACATGTGGTGTGTGAGAAGAAAGCAGACATCACAGGGCTTCTCCTGTTCCAGACTGTACTCGGAAACCTTCATTTCCAGGCAGAACAGCGAGACGATGGACAACGATAACGCGTCATCCTTCACTATGTGA